Proteins encoded together in one Colius striatus isolate bColStr4 chromosome 3, bColStr4.1.hap1, whole genome shotgun sequence window:
- the SGCB gene encoding beta-sarcoglycan isoform X1, translating into MAAAASEQQSSNGPVKKSMREKAMERRNVNKEHNSNFKAGYIPIDEDRLHKTGLRGRKGNLAICVIVLLFILAVINLVITLVIWAVIRIGPNGCDSMEFHESGLLRFKQVSDMGVIHPLYKSTVGGRRNEDLVITGNNQPIVFQQGTTKLSVEKDKTSITSDIGMEFVDPRTQNTLFSTDYETHEFHLPNGVKILNVQKASTERITSNATSDLNIKVDGRAIVRGNEGVFITGKTIEFRMGGNMELKAENSIILNGTVMVSPSRLPSSAYGEQFSNSNWLRFKLCMCADGTLFKVQVTGHNMGCQTSVNPCGATH; encoded by the exons GCAGGAATGTGAACAAGGAGCACAACAGTAACTTCAAAGCAGGATACATCCCCATTGATGAAGACCGTCTCCATAAGACAGGCCTACGAGGCAGGAAAGGCAACTTGGCCATTTGTGTGATTGTTCTCCTCTTTATTCTGGCTGTCATCAATCTGGTT ATCACACTGGTGATCTGGGCAGTGATCCGGATCGGCCCCAATGGCTGTGACAGTATGGAGTTCCACGAGAGCGGCTTGTTGCGGTTTAAGCAAGTCTCTGACATGGGTGTTATACACCCACTGTATAAAAGCACCGTAGGAGGCAGGCGGAACGAAGATCTGGTGATCACTGGCAATAACCAGCCT ATTGTATTTCAGCAAGGAACGACCAAGCTCAGTGtggaaaaagacaaaacttCCATTACCAGTGATATTGGAATGGAATTTGTTGACCCACGGACACAAAATACCTTGTTCAGCACAGACTATGAAACCCATGAGTTTCATCTGCCAAATGGAGTGAAAATCTTGAATGTCCAAAAGGCCTCTACAGAGAGG ATTACCAGCAATGCGACCAGTGATCTAAACATAAAGGTCGATGGCCGTGCCATTGTCCGTGGGAATGAAGGTGTGTTCATCACAGGCAAGACCATCGAGTTTCGAATGGGAGGCAACATGGAGCTGAAAGCA GAGAACAGCATCATCCTGAACGGAACGGTGATGGTCAGCCCCTCGCGCCTGCCCAGTTCTGCCTACGGGGAGCAGTTCAGCAACAGCAACTGGCTGCGCTTCAAGCTCTGCATGTGTGCGGATGGGACGCTGTTCAAAGTCCAGGTGACAGGTCACAACATGGGCTGCCAGACGTCTGTCAACCCCTGCGGAGCCACACACTGA
- the SGCB gene encoding beta-sarcoglycan isoform X2: protein MREKAMERRNVNKEHNSNFKAGYIPIDEDRLHKTGLRGRKGNLAICVIVLLFILAVINLVITLVIWAVIRIGPNGCDSMEFHESGLLRFKQVSDMGVIHPLYKSTVGGRRNEDLVITGNNQPIVFQQGTTKLSVEKDKTSITSDIGMEFVDPRTQNTLFSTDYETHEFHLPNGVKILNVQKASTERITSNATSDLNIKVDGRAIVRGNEGVFITGKTIEFRMGGNMELKAENSIILNGTVMVSPSRLPSSAYGEQFSNSNWLRFKLCMCADGTLFKVQVTGHNMGCQTSVNPCGATH, encoded by the exons GCAGGAATGTGAACAAGGAGCACAACAGTAACTTCAAAGCAGGATACATCCCCATTGATGAAGACCGTCTCCATAAGACAGGCCTACGAGGCAGGAAAGGCAACTTGGCCATTTGTGTGATTGTTCTCCTCTTTATTCTGGCTGTCATCAATCTGGTT ATCACACTGGTGATCTGGGCAGTGATCCGGATCGGCCCCAATGGCTGTGACAGTATGGAGTTCCACGAGAGCGGCTTGTTGCGGTTTAAGCAAGTCTCTGACATGGGTGTTATACACCCACTGTATAAAAGCACCGTAGGAGGCAGGCGGAACGAAGATCTGGTGATCACTGGCAATAACCAGCCT ATTGTATTTCAGCAAGGAACGACCAAGCTCAGTGtggaaaaagacaaaacttCCATTACCAGTGATATTGGAATGGAATTTGTTGACCCACGGACACAAAATACCTTGTTCAGCACAGACTATGAAACCCATGAGTTTCATCTGCCAAATGGAGTGAAAATCTTGAATGTCCAAAAGGCCTCTACAGAGAGG ATTACCAGCAATGCGACCAGTGATCTAAACATAAAGGTCGATGGCCGTGCCATTGTCCGTGGGAATGAAGGTGTGTTCATCACAGGCAAGACCATCGAGTTTCGAATGGGAGGCAACATGGAGCTGAAAGCA GAGAACAGCATCATCCTGAACGGAACGGTGATGGTCAGCCCCTCGCGCCTGCCCAGTTCTGCCTACGGGGAGCAGTTCAGCAACAGCAACTGGCTGCGCTTCAAGCTCTGCATGTGTGCGGATGGGACGCTGTTCAAAGTCCAGGTGACAGGTCACAACATGGGCTGCCAGACGTCTGTCAACCCCTGCGGAGCCACACACTGA
- the LRRC66 gene encoding leucine-rich repeat-containing protein 66, translating to MDNLHLSFIAVVLYFHLPGSGGTKSEHTLCDTRLHSECWWEGELLLNCSFTGLSAVPEDKAPMATTADFSHNHITTFLCTSGRDEEWMLKHLNLSDNLISQLSLTTCRNLPVLETLNLNGNAIQSLTLGAPTHGNGDRPLPALKVLSVERNNLKTVPRGLGQLQSLQTVRLSSNAIRQIDLNDFQNCSQLKDIDLHNNKITKFHPDAFRDLNKLQVLDLRENALTTPLPQIFIFLNFFQLEMDSSDNTWIFNSRLNAFKHLFHFLFDPTRKRWSISYNKSTNNSRKPLLYLSSFHLNCSDNVLHKKAVIPTGKTAVLNCNLDNAGGNSVSWWTPKGRISKDDNLPYMALDKMNNLVIHNAEKTAEGLYLCIFNAIKTKYLIYKIEVKERVSTVLVRKARETISFRQGKTDQDLALAVCLSVLITFVCAFCLGAFARPYLVRLRHMCRNKNSGSEHTYSNQAFSDETLGRECSASKPTNTQHNLLIYDDISSRNTGNFPVETSALYANVTGSSARAPNTEEYQKQSDDINVKGKTVFSDFRTSISDDVHINDDDNQQFSVRRDYENSNEISPRKLTSNDIPFWKDSKHANGEDPEKSRFPPIPQRLNANSYSNHTDSPGLDLSFMGETVFPPSTIQTHTVAQDSRHSKVHDISGLLKPKITTATPDSPERKSTLSCKEPMSTTKLMPGRQSCDEQLGLNGNTNTTSDLGDFILPSSCKRYTNIENLSVYQATENSPLNECDCKTESTTRKDISADKFDDSSSSEGTPFTMSDCSSLEDFELEQPDVSDNLPAYQSPLEEANRNSGTKKFSALPESPDTADELQHFGENEDENNEYFETTINYRSDTIMPETASPSTNHVSTSGADTISSSQPPDTFDYLANAETIEQNSDSVHNKITDFSKMLLLLQYSPTYDTENAPDEAEMQLFHLPIRLRHSLSFSPTEQKENALEGSTDEHMDRSSSQENKDEGDVMLRRQMSRSANKDFSFAPIGISLNEINKRALLLHASKESSLQSLPEHTAEKHRTGKQDFLPHWKQGNATEAHADKKQRGFHEENCDGYTEFEDTSNCSLPEDTESCSLTADLLHLHSLGKTQSAYNTDDSFQLDHSDEDAYSFSVPQDFFNESTQHSLLSFPQEISANTISKSIDSSKMEDDAISTGLENNSTAALNLQYSNENPSQKSQTNLGQGQFFVRKKRAFDGFANVLQSRRNFNS from the exons ATGGATAACCTCCACTTGAGTTTCATAGCTGTGGTCCTTTACTTTCATCTTCCTGGATCTGGGGGAACCAAGTCAGAGCACACTCTTTGTGATACCCGTCTCCATTCAGAGTGCTGGTGGGAGGGGGAGTTGTTACTGAACTGCTCTTTCACCGGACTCTCCGCGGTTCCAGAAGATAAGGCACCAATGGCAACGACGGCTGATTTTAGTCACAATCATATTACAACTTTCCTGTGCACCAGTGGAAGAGATGAAGAATGGATGCTAAAACACCTGAATCTCAGCGACAACTTGATTTCTCAACTCTCTTTAACTACTTGTAGAAATTTACCTGTTTTAGAAACTCTAAACCTCAATGGTAATGCCATCCAGAGCCTCACCCTGGGCGCGCCTACGCACGGAAACGGCGACCgccccctgcctgccctgaaaGTACTGTCAGTTGAAAGGAATAATCTCAAGACAGTTCCAAGAG GACTAGGCCAACTGCAGTCTTTACAAACTGTCCGTTTGTCATCCAATGCCATACGACAGATTGATCTGAATGACTTTCAGAACTGTTCACAGCTGAAGGACATTGACTTGCATAACAACAAGATAACTAAATTTCATCCAGATGCCTTCAGGGATCTCAACAAATTACAG GTTTTGGATCTACGTGAAAATGCTCTGacaacccctctgccacagaTATTCATCTTCTTGAACTTCTTTCAACTTGAAATGGATTCGTCAGATAATACCTGGATATTTAACAGCAGACTAAATGCTTtcaaacatttatttcattttctctttgacCCCACGAGGAAAAGATGGAGTATTTCATACAACAAATCCACCAACAACTCACGGAAGCCTCTGCTGTatctttcaagtttccatttaAACTGCAGCGACAACGTTTTGCACAAGAAGGCTGTGATCCCAACAGGGAAGACAGCGGTGCTGAACTGTAACCTGGACAACGCCGGGG gtaATAGTGTCTCTTGGTGGACACCTAAAGGCAGAATTTCCAAAGATGATAATCTTCCTTATATGGCACTGGATAAAATGAATAACTTAGTGATACACAATGCTGAGAAAACTGCTGAAGGCTTGTATTTGTGCATTTTTAATGCAATAAAGACAAAATATCTCATCTACAAGATAGAGGTGAAAGAAAGGGTTTCAACagttttggttagaaaagccCGGGAAACCATTAGTTTCAGACAAGGAAAAACAGACCAAGACCTTGCCTTGGCTGTCTGCCTCTCCGTGCTCATTACATTTGTTTGTGCTTTCTGTCTGGGTGCTTTTGCTAGACCCTATCTCGTAAGACTGAGACACATGTGCAGGAACAAAAACTCCGGTTCAGAACATACTTATTCTAATCAAGCTTTTTCAGATGAAACCTTGGGCAGAGAATGTTCTGCAAGCAAACCAACAAATACACAACATAATTTGTTAATTTATGATGATATTTCCTCAAGAAACACAGGCAATTTTCCTGTGGAAACTTCTGCTTTGTATGCAAATGTCACTGGTAGCAGTGCGCGTGCACCGAATACTGAAGAGTATCAGAAACAAAGCGATGACATCAATGTGAAGGGAAAAACAGTGTTTTCAGACTTCAGAACTAGTATCAGCGATGATGTACATATAAATGATGATGATAATCAACAATTTTCTGTAAGGAGAGATTATGAGAACAGCAATGAAATATCACCAAGAAAATTAACGAGTAATGACATTCCATTTTGGAAAGATTCAAAACACGCAAATGGTGAAGACCCAGAGAAGAGCAGATTCCCTCCCATACCCCAGAGACTGAATGCTAACTCTTATTCAAATCACACTGACTCTCCAGGTTTGGATTTATCCTTCATGGGAGAAACTGTCTTTCCACCTTCCACAATACAAACCCATACAGTTGCACAGGATTCTAGACACAGCAAAGTACATGACATCTCTGGTCTGCTGAAGCCCAAAATCACAACGGCTACaccagattctcctgaaagaaaaagtacCCTTTCATGTAAGGAACCAATGAGCACTACAAAATTGAtgcctggaaggcaaagctGTGATGAACAACTTGGTCTGAACGGCAACACAAATACAACCAGTGATCTGGGAGATTTTATTTTACCCAGTAGCTGCAAGAGATACACAAATATTGAGAATCTAAGTGTCTACCAAGCAACAGAAAACTCTCCTCTCAATGAGTGTGACTGTAAAACAGAAAGTACAACTAGAAAAGATATTTCAGCAGATAAATTTGATGATAGTTCTTCAAGTGAAGGCACTCCATTCACAATGAGTGACTGTAGTTCTTTAGAAGACTTTGAACTGGAACAACCTGATGTTAGTGACAACCTGCCAGCCTATCAGTCGCCACTAGAGGAAGCCAACAGGAACAGTGGGACTAAGAAGTTCTCAGCACTGCCCGAGTCTCCAGACACTGCTGATGAACTTCAGCATTTCGGGGAAAATGAAGATGAGAACAATGAGTATTTTGAAACCACCATTAATTATAGGTCAGATACCATCATGCCTGAAACAGCATCACCTTCCACTAACCATGTAAGCACGTCAGGTGCAGATACAATTAGTTCAAGTCAACCTCCCGATACATTTGATTATCTTGCTAATGCAGAGACCATCGAACAGAACTCTGATTCTGTTCACAATAAAATCACAGATTTTAgtaaaatgttacttttgttACAATATTCTCCCACATATGACACAGAGAATGCTCCTGATGAGGCTGAAATGCAGCTGTTTCACCTTCCCATCAGGTTACGGCATTCCCTCAGCTTCAGTCCcactgaacaaaaagaaaacgCACTGGAGGGAAGTACAGATGAGCACATGGACAGGAGCTCCTCTCAAGAGAACAAGGACGAAGGGGATGTTATGTTAAGGAGACAAATGAGTAGATCTGCGAACAAGGATTTTAGTTTTGCTCCCATTGGCATCAGTTTGaatgaaattaataaaagaGCATTGCTACTGCACGCCAGCAAAGAATCATCTCTTCAGTCTCTGCCAGAACACACAGCTGAAAAACACCGTACAGGGAAACAAGACTTCCTACCACACTGGAAGCAGGGCAATGCAACTGAGGCTCATGCAGATAAAAAGCAAAGAGGTTTTCATGAGGAAAACTGTGATGGATACACAGAATTTGAGGACACCAGCAACTGTAGTCTGCCCGAAGACACAGAGTCTTGCAGTCTTACAGCAGATTTGCTGCATCTTCATTCTTTGGGGAAAACACAATCAGCCTACAACACAGATGATTCTTTCCAACTGGATCACAGTGACGAGGATGCATATTCCTTTTCAGTCCCACAGGATTTCTTCAATGAAAGCACACAACACAGTTTACTTTCATTCCCACAAGAAATTTCAGCAAATACAATCTCTAAAAGCATTGATTCCAGCAAGATGGAGGATGACGCCATTTCAACAGGCCTGGAGAACAATTCTACAGCAGCTCTCAACCTCCAATATTCAAATGAAAATCCCAGTCAAAAAAGTCAGACCAATTTAGGACAGGGACAGTTTTttgtcagaaagaaaagagcatTTGATGGATTTGCAAATGttctgcaaagcagaagaaacttcaatagctga